A window from Listeria seeligeri serovar 1/2b str. SLCC3954 encodes these proteins:
- a CDS encoding ROK family protein — MYFVYDIGGTFIKFALMENNGNIKMKDKFPTTAKSAEELVAQMVEKFLPYKQAVKGIAVSCPGVVDSEKGVIYQGGSLLFMHEKNLAEMLARECHVPVVLQNDAKSAALAELWLGVAKDVHSAAILTLGSGVGGGIIMDGKLQSGYHLMAGEVSYMESDFDTEKLRGEFFGRTGSAVELIKRIATKKNLTDKKDGEQVFALIAHGDEEANAIFNDYIYGLAVQILNIQYLIDPEIIAIGGGISAQPIVVERLNEAVAQIKAANPFHAAKPNIVTCRFQNDANLYGALYNFFIQFADEVI; from the coding sequence ATGTATTTTGTATACGATATTGGTGGGACTTTTATAAAATTTGCTTTAATGGAAAATAATGGGAATATAAAAATGAAAGATAAATTTCCTACTACAGCCAAAAGTGCTGAGGAACTAGTAGCGCAAATGGTGGAAAAATTTTTGCCATATAAGCAAGCGGTAAAAGGTATTGCCGTAAGTTGTCCAGGTGTGGTTGATTCGGAAAAAGGAGTTATTTATCAAGGTGGATCGCTATTATTTATGCATGAGAAAAACCTCGCAGAAATGCTTGCTCGTGAATGTCATGTTCCAGTCGTCTTACAAAATGATGCGAAAAGTGCGGCGCTCGCAGAACTTTGGTTAGGTGTTGCGAAAGATGTTCATAGTGCAGCAATTTTGACGCTCGGTAGTGGTGTTGGTGGCGGAATTATTATGGATGGTAAATTGCAGTCAGGATACCATTTGATGGCTGGGGAAGTGAGTTATATGGAATCCGACTTCGACACGGAGAAGCTTCGCGGTGAATTCTTTGGTCGAACTGGATCAGCGGTAGAACTTATTAAACGAATCGCAACGAAGAAAAATTTAACGGACAAAAAGGACGGCGAGCAAGTTTTTGCGTTGATTGCACATGGTGACGAGGAAGCGAATGCCATTTTTAACGATTATATTTATGGTCTTGCGGTTCAAATTCTGAACATCCAGTATTTAATTGACCCAGAAATTATTGCTATTGGTGGTGGGATTAGTGCGCAACCGATTGTTGTTGAGCGACTTAATGAGGCAGTGGCGCAAATTAAAGCAGCTAATCCATTTCACGCGGCCAAACCAAACATCGTCACTTGTCGTTTCCAGAATGACGCGAATTTATATGGTGCCCTTTATAATTTTTTCATCCAATTTGCTGATGAGGTTATTTAA
- a CDS encoding alpha-glucoside-specific PTS transporter subunit IIBC, translating to MMKKVQRFGGAMLTPVLLFSFAGVVVGFAILFMNEDIMGDLASPDSLWYQIWNVIAEGAWTVFRQMPLLFVIGLPIGLAKKESGRACLEALVTYITFNYFLSAILMTWGSFFGVDMAQEAGGTSGLAMIASIKTIDTGMFGALIISGIVVYLHNRYFDTELPEVLGVFRGTSFVVILGFIVMLPIAFLFAFIWPHFQSFMLGLQGFFISSGNIGVWIYSFLQEILIPTGLHHFIYAPFAYDNAVVPGGMAAYWATHLGDFQTTAHSLKEMYPAGGFALSGMSKVFGSIGIVFAFYKTARPEKRKAVLGLMIPVAATAVFAGITEPLEFTFLFVAPVLFIVHAVLAATVSTVAYAFGVVGDFGGGLINWFAVNWLPLWKYHWPTYVTQIIIGLAFAFLWYIIFVFIIKKMDLKTPGREPEDSEVKFYTKADYKEKKEDGVKGKKKENQNQKKAVLFLEALGGSENITDVTNCATRLRLTLKDPELMGPDAQFLQAGAHGVVRNGQAIQIIVGLSVPSVRSEFENLLNEKDEE from the coding sequence ATGATGAAAAAAGTGCAACGCTTCGGCGGGGCTATGCTTACACCAGTACTACTATTTTCTTTTGCTGGGGTTGTTGTTGGTTTTGCTATCTTATTTATGAATGAAGATATCATGGGAGATCTTGCTAGTCCAGATAGTTTATGGTATCAGATTTGGAATGTTATTGCAGAAGGTGCTTGGACTGTTTTCCGGCAAATGCCTCTACTTTTTGTCATTGGTTTGCCAATTGGGCTTGCAAAAAAAGAAAGTGGTCGAGCTTGTCTAGAGGCGCTGGTTACTTACATAACCTTCAACTATTTTCTTTCTGCAATATTAATGACCTGGGGGAGCTTTTTCGGAGTTGATATGGCACAAGAGGCTGGTGGCACAAGTGGTCTTGCGATGATTGCAAGTATTAAAACTATTGACACTGGAATGTTTGGTGCACTAATTATTTCTGGAATTGTAGTTTATCTTCATAATCGTTATTTTGATACAGAATTGCCGGAAGTATTAGGCGTTTTCCGTGGAACTTCATTTGTTGTTATCCTTGGATTTATCGTTATGTTGCCAATCGCGTTTTTATTCGCGTTCATCTGGCCACATTTTCAATCTTTTATGCTCGGATTACAAGGTTTCTTCATTTCGTCAGGAAATATTGGCGTTTGGATCTATTCATTCTTGCAGGAAATTCTAATTCCAACTGGACTTCATCATTTTATCTATGCACCATTTGCTTATGATAATGCAGTTGTTCCTGGAGGCATGGCTGCTTATTGGGCAACACACCTTGGGGATTTCCAAACTACTGCACACTCACTTAAGGAAATGTACCCAGCAGGTGGATTTGCACTTTCTGGTATGTCAAAAGTATTCGGCTCCATTGGTATTGTCTTTGCTTTCTATAAAACCGCACGTCCGGAAAAAAGAAAAGCAGTATTAGGACTAATGATACCTGTAGCTGCGACAGCGGTTTTTGCTGGGATTACTGAACCGCTTGAATTTACATTTCTCTTTGTAGCACCGGTCTTGTTTATTGTTCATGCTGTACTAGCTGCAACAGTTTCAACAGTCGCTTATGCATTTGGAGTGGTTGGAGACTTTGGTGGCGGTTTAATTAACTGGTTCGCTGTCAATTGGCTTCCACTTTGGAAATACCACTGGCCGACCTATGTTACACAAATTATTATCGGATTGGCTTTCGCATTTCTTTGGTACATTATTTTCGTATTTATTATTAAAAAAATGGACCTGAAAACTCCTGGTCGAGAACCGGAAGATAGTGAAGTGAAATTCTATACGAAAGCAGATTATAAAGAGAAGAAGGAAGATGGAGTTAAAGGAAAGAAGAAAGAAAATCAGAATCAGAAGAAAGCCGTTCTATTCTTAGAAGCACTGGGTGGCTCCGAAAATATCACGGATGTTACTAATTGTGCAACACGTTTACGGCTTACTTTAAAAGACCCTGAACTAATGGGGCCTGATGCACAGTTTTTACAAGCTGGTGCTCATGGAGTCGTTCGAAATGGTCAAGCAATTCAAATTATTGTGGGATTATCTGTCCCATCTGTTCGTTCAGAATTTGAAAATTTATTAAATGAAAAGGATGAAGAATGA
- a CDS encoding MFS transporter gives MEDTKKRRSFTLLYLCMYMAFSFSMTQFTPFLSKIGYDEMERGILLSSYAITTILLQIAIGFFADKFQTIKKFMFLFIVLFLAATCVFYLTDTPLIGIHLTLIALSGGLINTCTGLTDTWVLKSSYSVQMNFPYIKAFGSIGWAIGSVLLSFLLSRNGYISLSIGIFILSLLTLFFIIRLSDIEKGPLMNQKKLQVADFKELVLDKNYDLLILILFLLYSVIVANNITVIDKMLTLGASDIQIGYKWSVQSLFEIPAYFFGQKIMKRFSNYTLLRITAITLTAQFILFTLADNVWAIILISCLQFLTTPILMIASKQLILQNFTARMQSTAQLFALSIFTGVSSLVIPVIAGTLTKYTSVDITLLLLSILPVIAFLLLRVYEKHQRAVKLQTC, from the coding sequence GTGGAAGATACCAAAAAACGACGCAGCTTCACACTACTTTATTTATGTATGTATATGGCTTTTTCATTTTCAATGACTCAGTTCACTCCTTTTCTTTCCAAAATCGGCTATGATGAAATGGAACGAGGCATTTTATTATCTTCCTATGCAATTACTACTATTTTGTTACAAATAGCAATTGGGTTTTTTGCTGATAAATTTCAAACAATCAAGAAGTTTATGTTTCTCTTTATTGTATTGTTTCTTGCCGCTACATGTGTTTTTTATCTAACAGACACACCTTTAATAGGTATACACCTTACATTAATTGCATTGAGTGGGGGGTTAATTAATACTTGTACCGGTCTTACAGATACATGGGTATTAAAAAGCAGCTATTCCGTTCAAATGAATTTTCCATATATCAAAGCTTTTGGATCTATTGGATGGGCAATCGGTAGTGTGCTCTTATCATTTTTGTTATCCCGAAATGGCTATATCAGCCTTAGTATTGGAATTTTTATCTTATCACTTTTGACTCTTTTCTTCATTATACGTTTAAGTGACATTGAAAAGGGACCTTTGATGAACCAAAAAAAACTTCAAGTGGCAGACTTCAAAGAACTTGTCTTAGATAAAAATTATGATTTGCTTATTTTGATATTATTTTTACTTTACAGTGTGATTGTCGCCAATAATATTACAGTCATTGATAAAATGTTGACTCTTGGCGCTTCTGATATTCAGATTGGCTACAAGTGGTCAGTCCAATCACTTTTTGAAATTCCTGCTTATTTCTTTGGTCAAAAAATTATGAAACGTTTTAGCAATTATACACTTTTACGTATAACCGCAATCACACTAACAGCACAATTTATCCTGTTTACTTTGGCTGATAATGTTTGGGCTATTATCCTTATTAGTTGCCTCCAATTTTTGACAACGCCGATCTTGATGATTGCTTCAAAACAGTTGATTTTGCAGAACTTCACTGCAAGAATGCAATCAACTGCTCAGCTATTTGCGCTCAGTATTTTTACAGGTGTGTCCTCTCTAGTTATTCCAGTAATTGCCGGCACATTAACAAAATATACATCGGTTGATATTACCTTGTTACTACTTTCAATTCTTCCAGTGATAGCCTTTTTACTATTACGGGTTTATGAAAAACATCAACGGGCGGTAAAATTACAAACTTGTTAA
- a CDS encoding PTS sugar transporter subunit IIA, protein MFQKFKKKKKNVLSLLAPINGTCISLSEVPDEVFSSKMMGDGVAIKPTSNKLFAPTDGKVTFIAETKHAIGFVTTDGQELLIHVGLDTVSLNGEGFSLSVEVNQEVRAGEQLLSFNQTFIEDNQLNLITPIILLENKNLNLEQLTIGTDVIAGETIIINCTQN, encoded by the coding sequence ATGTTTCAAAAATTTAAGAAAAAGAAGAAAAATGTTTTATCGCTTTTGGCACCAATCAATGGAACTTGTATTTCTTTGTCAGAAGTACCAGATGAGGTGTTCTCAAGTAAAATGATGGGAGATGGGGTTGCCATCAAACCAACTAGCAATAAGTTATTTGCTCCAACAGATGGGAAAGTTACTTTTATTGCTGAAACAAAACATGCAATTGGCTTCGTAACAACTGATGGTCAGGAGCTATTGATCCATGTTGGTTTAGATACTGTTTCGCTTAATGGGGAAGGGTTCTCGCTCAGTGTTGAGGTTAACCAAGAAGTCCGGGCTGGTGAACAGTTACTCTCTTTCAATCAAACATTTATAGAGGATAACCAGTTGAACTTAATAACACCCATTATTCTACTTGAAAATAAAAATCTCAACCTCGAACAACTGACGATAGGTACGGATGTTATTGCTGGTGAAACTATTATCATCAACTGTACACAAAATTAA
- a CDS encoding 6-phospho-alpha-glucosidase, translating to MKKSSILIAGGGSTYTAGIVVMLLEAKETFPVRQIKFYDNDKERQKKVAEACEIIIRERAPEVAFSYTTDPEEAFTDVDFVMAQLRVGKYALREQDEKIPFKHGVVGQETCGPGGIAYGLRSIGPIIELIDYMERYSPDAWLLNYSNPAAIVAEGTRRLRPDSKVINICDMPICLEDIMARAIGLKNRKEMEVRYFGLNHFGWWTSIQDHAGNDLMPKIKAHVAKQGYTENTPAGQHKEESWLEAMRAGKELLEIEPAFLSNTYLKYYLMADETVEHANKSYTRANEIIDGREKEVFSECERVVQQNSAKDTTFHSNEHASFIVDLARALTFNTKERMLLITENNGSIENFASDAMVEVPCIVGKNGFEPLTMGKIPTFQKGMMEQQVASEKLAVEGWMEGSYQKVWQSITLNKTVPSAKVAKEILDDLIEVNKPYWPELK from the coding sequence ATGAAAAAAAGTTCTATTTTAATTGCTGGTGGCGGAAGTACTTATACAGCCGGAATCGTTGTTATGTTACTGGAAGCAAAAGAAACCTTCCCTGTACGCCAAATCAAATTTTATGATAATGACAAAGAAAGACAGAAAAAAGTGGCTGAGGCCTGTGAGATTATTATTCGTGAACGTGCACCAGAAGTTGCTTTTTCATATACAACTGACCCGGAAGAAGCTTTTACAGACGTGGATTTTGTTATGGCGCAACTCCGTGTTGGTAAATATGCTTTACGTGAACAAGATGAAAAAATTCCGTTTAAACATGGTGTAGTTGGACAGGAAACTTGTGGTCCTGGAGGAATTGCTTATGGTCTCCGTTCTATTGGACCTATTATTGAACTAATTGACTATATGGAACGTTATTCTCCAGATGCTTGGTTGCTTAATTATTCTAACCCGGCAGCTATCGTTGCTGAAGGTACGCGACGATTACGTCCGGATTCCAAAGTCATCAACATTTGCGATATGCCAATTTGTTTGGAAGATATTATGGCACGAGCAATTGGACTGAAAAATCGTAAAGAAATGGAAGTTCGCTATTTTGGACTTAATCATTTTGGTTGGTGGACAAGTATTCAGGATCATGCTGGTAACGATTTAATGCCTAAAATCAAAGCACATGTAGCAAAACAAGGCTACACAGAAAACACGCCTGCTGGACAACATAAAGAAGAAAGCTGGCTTGAAGCTATGCGCGCTGGTAAAGAGTTGCTAGAGATCGAACCAGCCTTTCTATCTAATACGTATTTAAAATATTACCTGATGGCGGATGAAACAGTCGAGCATGCGAACAAATCATATACTCGAGCTAATGAGATTATTGATGGTCGCGAAAAAGAAGTCTTCAGTGAATGTGAACGAGTTGTTCAACAAAATTCAGCTAAAGATACTACTTTCCACTCCAACGAACATGCTAGCTTTATAGTTGACCTGGCTAGAGCTTTGACATTCAACACAAAAGAACGGATGTTGCTGATTACAGAGAACAATGGCTCTATTGAAAACTTCGCATCAGATGCAATGGTTGAAGTACCATGTATCGTTGGCAAAAATGGTTTTGAACCGCTTACTATGGGAAAAATCCCTACTTTCCAAAAGGGTATGATGGAGCAGCAAGTGGCTTCTGAAAAACTGGCAGTAGAAGGTTGGATGGAAGGTTCATATCAAAAAGTATGGCAGTCCATCACGCTAAACAAAACCGTTCCTAGTGCTAAAGTAGCGAAAGAAATTCTTGATGATTTAATTGAAGTAAATAAACCATATTGGCCAGAATTAAAATAA
- the chiB gene encoding chitinase ChiB: MNKKTKKLFSIASVVLLVLSLVVVSIGVAQPKRVKAAENTPQYRNVMYYGDWSIWGGEGNFYPKDIPAEQLTHLNFAFLDFNSNGDLVFTDKDAAVGAPVGQEGVQWGGANAGILNAIQDLRAQNPNLKIGVSVGGWSKSGDFSTVAADPTKRANFVKNVMKFVKYTNMDFVDLDWEYPASVRAADLVDNKNDEGTPNAKPADKQNFITLLQDLRTALDKQGVDINKKYELSVALPAAKSTLENGIDVANLFKVVDFANVMTYDLNGAWTPNSAHHTALYGNPKDPNYDSGFSVDQTIKYLKDKGAVSNKIVVGAAFYTRGWNKVAAGDDAALPGLFQTAEKNNKDADGSLTYGANNENPIKTGDGGRAGGVYAYRSIDALKAKTPTLKEYWDDTAKAPYLYSKETGEFYTYDNTRSIGYKAQYVKDNNLGGMISWMQSQDKATTSTKRDELTKAIKTGLFGTSAIPQNTIKYADLNVVATVKPYSENGVGYEITITNNEKADETNEVLKSTELAFETVKLPKFYIPVKAGETLTAGDYKAGTVTTSGGNTVVDLASVYDAQQIPQGASYTFRLKSSAATVDVNNISKIDLTQRMVKSSVEFSKQTIYGGGSVVPDPTDTEAPTVPKTVISSNVTDKSATLTWTASTDNKAVAGYKIYRNGTEVGSVSGTTFTDSGLTAKTAYTYTVKAYDAAGNFSAASTALTVTTLDAATPPATPAWDTAKTYNKGDRVSYKGKTYEAQWWTQGNEPGAEQWGPWLLIS; this comes from the coding sequence ATGAATAAAAAGACGAAGAAGCTTTTTAGTATTGCATCTGTAGTGTTGTTGGTTTTATCATTAGTGGTTGTATCAATTGGTGTAGCGCAGCCTAAACGGGTGAAGGCGGCTGAGAATACACCGCAGTATCGAAATGTTATGTATTATGGAGATTGGTCGATTTGGGGAGGAGAAGGGAATTTTTATCCGAAAGACATTCCAGCTGAGCAATTGACACATTTGAATTTTGCTTTTCTGGATTTTAATAGTAATGGGGATTTAGTTTTTACGGATAAAGATGCTGCTGTTGGGGCACCTGTTGGACAAGAGGGAGTTCAGTGGGGCGGTGCGAATGCGGGGATTTTGAACGCAATCCAAGATTTACGTGCGCAAAATCCGAATTTAAAAATTGGCGTTTCTGTTGGAGGCTGGTCTAAATCGGGGGATTTCTCGACCGTCGCGGCAGATCCAACCAAACGAGCTAATTTTGTCAAAAATGTAATGAAATTTGTGAAGTATACCAATATGGATTTTGTTGATTTGGACTGGGAATATCCTGCATCGGTGCGGGCGGCTGACCTTGTTGATAATAAAAACGACGAAGGCACTCCAAATGCAAAACCCGCGGACAAACAAAATTTTATTACGCTTTTACAAGATTTAAGAACAGCTTTGGACAAACAAGGCGTCGACATTAATAAGAAATATGAATTGTCGGTTGCTTTGCCAGCTGCAAAATCCACTTTAGAAAACGGGATTGATGTAGCGAATCTCTTTAAAGTAGTCGATTTTGCTAATGTGATGACGTATGATTTAAATGGAGCATGGACTCCAAACAGTGCTCATCACACAGCGCTTTATGGCAATCCGAAAGACCCTAATTATGATAGCGGATTTTCGGTCGACCAAACGATAAAATACTTAAAAGACAAGGGAGCGGTTTCGAATAAAATTGTTGTTGGGGCAGCATTTTATACTCGGGGCTGGAATAAGGTAGCTGCTGGAGATGATGCGGCCTTGCCAGGACTTTTCCAAACAGCGGAGAAAAACAATAAGGATGCCGATGGTTCGCTAACTTATGGAGCGAATAACGAAAATCCAATTAAAACAGGCGACGGGGGTCGTGCTGGTGGAGTGTATGCTTACAGAAGTATTGATGCATTGAAAGCAAAAACGCCAACTTTGAAAGAGTATTGGGATGATACGGCTAAAGCGCCATATCTGTATAGTAAGGAAACTGGGGAGTTTTACACATATGACAATACGCGTTCGATTGGCTATAAGGCTCAGTATGTGAAGGATAATAACCTTGGTGGTATGATTTCTTGGATGCAGTCACAAGATAAAGCAACAACCTCAACCAAGCGAGATGAACTTACTAAGGCGATTAAAACAGGATTATTCGGAACAAGCGCTATCCCACAAAATACGATAAAATATGCGGATTTGAATGTAGTAGCAACTGTAAAACCTTATAGCGAAAATGGGGTTGGATATGAAATCACTATTACAAATAACGAAAAAGCGGATGAAACAAATGAAGTACTGAAATCAACTGAACTAGCCTTTGAAACAGTAAAATTACCGAAGTTTTATATTCCAGTAAAAGCAGGCGAAACGCTCACTGCTGGGGATTATAAAGCAGGAACTGTTACTACTTCTGGCGGGAATACAGTGGTTGATTTAGCTTCCGTTTATGATGCGCAACAAATTCCACAAGGCGCTTCTTACACATTCCGCTTAAAATCAAGTGCAGCGACAGTAGATGTAAATAATATTTCCAAAATTGATTTAACGCAACGAATGGTAAAATCGAGTGTGGAATTTAGCAAACAAACTATTTATGGTGGTGGAAGTGTCGTACCAGATCCAACTGACACCGAAGCGCCAACTGTGCCAAAAACAGTTATATCATCCAATGTAACTGACAAATCGGCGACATTAACTTGGACAGCTTCAACTGATAACAAAGCAGTTGCGGGATACAAAATTTATCGAAATGGAACGGAAGTCGGTTCTGTATCAGGAACTACTTTTACGGATAGTGGCTTAACTGCAAAAACAGCCTACACTTACACAGTGAAAGCCTATGATGCAGCGGGTAACTTTTCTGCGGCAAGTACTGCATTAACAGTGACAACGCTTGATGCAGCAACCCCTCCTGCAACTCCAGCATGGGATACCGCGAAAACCTATAATAAGGGCGACCGGGTTTCTTATAAAGGAAAAACATATGAAGCGCAGTGGTGGACACAAGGCAATGAACCTGGAGCAGAACAATGGGGACCGTGGCTTTTGATTAGTTAA